A stretch of the Saccharolobus caldissimus genome encodes the following:
- a CDS encoding cation:proton antiporter — protein sequence MVSLIVISLAYLGIMLICAKIAEEAFRRIGLITFVGPILAGIFLGSGVFNIIKLNDIISFITSLGIIFLLFLAGAEEFEFEGKFSINVFLSLILEASVPFSITVFILYFMHFSNYLILAVPLAMSSAGPLTRMLMDVGLTSSKVGNTIFNQVILVEILFVVLFVIFQDINQLLITIIEVSLVLVFILIFGRFISNILEKIESYFKVREIEFASIITLILILGYFSSIYKFNSAIAAFFLGILLKDYLKDRPELLERLHAFTYGFFEPLFFLGIGLYVSIVNLNIIALSILLFIIIISSKIIAGFISARLVDVEPKVNAIATSVKGGVDSSLLLTALTLGYINNLEYSFSILSISISALIIPIIFQKVYNIKIKDIKIKIKLSQEISNLQIKPLYVTCNESLREVISKITERGVRGIVVVNDDMRPLGYISVQTLLEIDPELYEKIKACEITLEEVPIEYERVKVIDILRKFRETERPVIAIVNNKGELITTIYERELMRFLISI from the coding sequence ATGGTGTCGTTAATAGTAATTTCCTTAGCTTATTTAGGAATAATGTTAATATGTGCTAAAATTGCTGAAGAGGCTTTTAGAAGGATTGGATTAATAACTTTCGTTGGTCCTATACTTGCTGGAATATTTTTAGGTAGTGGTGTTTTCAATATAATTAAATTAAATGATATAATATCATTTATAACATCCTTAGGTATAATCTTCTTATTATTCTTAGCTGGCGCAGAAGAATTTGAGTTTGAGGGGAAATTTTCAATTAACGTTTTCCTATCCCTCATTTTAGAGGCTTCTGTTCCATTTTCAATAACCGTATTTATTCTCTATTTTATGCATTTTAGTAATTATTTAATTTTAGCTGTACCATTAGCTATGAGTAGTGCTGGTCCTTTAACCAGAATGCTAATGGATGTAGGACTTACGTCTAGTAAAGTGGGTAATACAATTTTTAATCAAGTAATCCTAGTTGAGATATTATTTGTAGTATTATTTGTTATTTTTCAAGATATCAATCAATTATTAATAACTATTATAGAAGTTTCATTAGTTTTAGTATTTATTTTGATATTTGGTAGATTTATATCCAATATATTAGAGAAAATAGAATCGTATTTTAAGGTTAGGGAAATAGAATTTGCGTCTATTATCACTTTAATTCTTATTTTAGGCTATTTTTCCTCTATATATAAATTTAATTCCGCTATTGCAGCGTTCTTCTTAGGGATTCTTCTTAAAGATTACTTAAAGGACAGGCCAGAATTATTAGAAAGATTACATGCGTTTACATATGGATTCTTTGAGCCCCTATTTTTCTTAGGGATAGGTCTTTACGTTAGTATAGTAAATTTGAATATAATTGCTTTAAGTATACTACTTTTTATAATTATCATCTCATCTAAAATTATAGCAGGTTTCATTTCAGCCAGACTGGTCGATGTGGAACCTAAGGTAAACGCTATCGCAACTTCAGTAAAAGGTGGAGTAGACTCTTCACTATTACTTACTGCCTTAACTTTAGGTTACATAAATAATCTAGAATATTCATTTAGTATTTTATCTATATCTATATCAGCATTAATAATACCAATTATATTTCAGAAAGTCTATAATATAAAAATTAAAGATATTAAAATTAAAATTAAACTTAGCCAGGAAATTAGTAATTTGCAAATAAAACCTTTATATGTAACCTGCAATGAGAGTTTAAGAGAAGTAATTTCTAAAATAACTGAGAGAGGTGTTAGAGGTATAGTAGTTGTCAATGATGATATGAGACCTTTAGGTTACATATCAGTTCAAACTCTTTTAGAGATAGACCCAGAATTGTACGAGAAGATAAAAGCTTGTGAAATAACGTTAGAGGAAGTTCCCATAGAGTACGAGAGAGTTAAAGTTATAGACATATTAAGGAAATTTAGAGAGACGGAAAGACCAGTAATAGCTATTGTTAATAATAAAGGTGAGTTAATTACTACAATTTATGAAAGAGAATTAATGAGGTTTTTAATATCAATATAG
- a CDS encoding cob(I)yrinic acid a,c-diamide adenosyltransferase, with protein sequence MVWYTGYGDKGKTKVPSEGEVWKDDDIVNALGDLDELNSALGIVSSLYPSLSEIIIKIQSDIFSISSEIAGFDLNFDNNKVIWLEDQIRKFSASIPELRNFVLPGGHVAASFLHLARAISRRSERSTVKIMRKGKAKEIHVKYLNRLSSLLFVLALWVNHNSNIQNVIWKH encoded by the coding sequence ATGGTTTGGTATACGGGTTATGGTGATAAGGGTAAAACCAAAGTGCCTTCCGAAGGTGAGGTTTGGAAAGACGATGATATAGTTAACGCATTAGGAGACTTAGATGAGCTTAACTCAGCACTTGGTATAGTGAGTTCACTTTACCCAAGCTTATCTGAAATAATAATAAAAATACAGTCAGATATATTTTCTATTTCTTCTGAAATAGCAGGATTTGACCTAAATTTTGATAATAATAAAGTAATTTGGCTAGAGGACCAAATAAGGAAATTTTCCGCCTCTATACCCGAGTTAAGAAATTTCGTATTGCCAGGAGGTCATGTGGCTGCATCATTTCTCCATTTAGCTAGGGCTATATCCAGGAGAAGTGAAAGAAGTACAGTTAAAATCATGAGAAAAGGGAAAGCTAAAGAAATTCACGTAAAATATTTAAATAGACTGTCATCGCTATTATTCGTATTAGCTTTATGGGTAAATCATAATTCAAATATTCAAAACGTCATATGGAAACATTAG
- a CDS encoding ornithine cyclodeaminase family protein encodes MIILSGRDLIEVLRAEIAVNAVKEAFKLYSERRILQPPRVVLDIKGNWWGIMPSSTDKSFVAKIVSVIEENKNRGLPSVQGFVVLMSPDTGETLAIMDGSILTAIRTSAASILSTEISINSRNIGNLGVIGAGTEAYYHVKLSLEYFKIQKLFITARKNHIELARKFGAEATDLETLLKNSDVVFATTSSITPVVLGKYLKDDFHVSSIGAHTPNAREVDDDTILKIRSYIVDSMEAVANETGDYIIPKQRGMLNNKLVAEIGEIINKNIKIERPSLFKTVGIAAEDNVTAYIAYQEAIKRGIGTNVSI; translated from the coding sequence ATGATTATACTATCTGGCAGGGATTTAATTGAAGTTTTAAGGGCTGAAATAGCAGTAAATGCTGTAAAGGAAGCCTTTAAGCTATATTCAGAAAGAAGAATACTTCAACCCCCACGTGTGGTACTGGACATCAAAGGGAACTGGTGGGGTATAATGCCTTCTTCAACTGATAAATCGTTTGTTGCAAAGATAGTGAGCGTTATAGAGGAGAATAAGAATAGAGGATTACCATCAGTACAAGGATTTGTAGTATTAATGTCACCAGATACTGGGGAAACATTAGCAATAATGGATGGTAGTATATTAACTGCTATAAGAACCTCGGCAGCTAGTATACTCTCAACTGAAATTTCTATCAATTCAAGGAATATAGGAAACTTAGGAGTAATAGGAGCTGGAACTGAGGCATATTACCACGTGAAATTATCTTTAGAATATTTTAAGATTCAAAAATTATTTATAACTGCTAGAAAGAATCACATAGAGTTAGCAAGGAAATTCGGAGCTGAGGCTACAGACCTTGAGACATTACTTAAGAATTCTGACGTAGTATTTGCAACTACATCGTCTATTACTCCAGTCGTATTAGGGAAGTATCTCAAGGACGACTTTCACGTGTCAAGTATAGGTGCACATACTCCAAATGCTAGGGAAGTGGACGATGATACTATACTTAAAATTAGGAGTTATATTGTGGATTCCATGGAGGCTGTAGCTAATGAAACCGGTGATTACATAATACCAAAACAGAGAGGAATGTTAAATAATAAATTAGTAGCTGAAATAGGAGAAATAATAAATAAGAATATTAAAATTGAAAGACCTTCCTTATTTAAGACTGTTGGTATAGCAGCTGAGGATAATGTGACTGCTTACATAGCTTATCAAGAGGCAATTAAAAGAGGAATTGGGACTAATGTTTCCATATGA
- a CDS encoding sugar phosphate nucleotidyltransferase, whose translation MKALVLAAGKGEGLLPYTEKTQKESITVLGKAIINYSIDGLKKSGVKEFVIVVNERGNQIEEEVEKLNVSFETVIQKRQGIDGAILDGMEKIDDDVFILSFGDIIAPYNFYKSLMNTYIMSGKQAVVSLVPVSEGIQTYGLVKITDKLRIVKESSTLALAGAYIIPKGDFTSFLDYIDFLSSQDKLAYFIWSEDWIDIGYPEDLLYALEVLLKKKESVISENAEVSKTAIIGKGVIIEDYAVVEDYAIIKGPAYIGKNAYVGSYSLVRDYSSLEEGSKIGAYCEIAHSLIEPFAEVGSKSYLTYSIIGKNAKIGASVITASYPPHVLTRPRFNKLGALISPNTSIKHGSILEPGTKI comes from the coding sequence ATGAAGGCTTTAGTTTTAGCAGCGGGAAAAGGAGAAGGATTATTACCCTATACTGAAAAGACCCAAAAGGAATCCATTACCGTTTTAGGAAAGGCTATAATAAATTACAGCATAGATGGATTAAAGAAGTCTGGGGTAAAGGAGTTTGTAATAGTAGTAAATGAAAGAGGAAATCAAATAGAGGAAGAAGTAGAAAAATTGAATGTATCGTTTGAGACAGTTATTCAGAAAAGGCAAGGAATAGATGGGGCAATACTAGATGGAATGGAGAAGATTGATGATGATGTTTTCATTTTGTCTTTTGGCGATATAATTGCCCCATATAATTTCTATAAGAGTTTGATGAATACTTATATAATGAGCGGAAAACAAGCTGTTGTATCCTTAGTTCCAGTTAGTGAGGGTATTCAAACTTATGGACTGGTAAAAATAACGGATAAACTAAGAATTGTAAAGGAGAGTTCTACTTTAGCGTTAGCAGGGGCATATATAATACCTAAGGGAGATTTCACATCGTTTTTAGACTATATTGATTTCTTATCAAGCCAAGATAAATTAGCTTATTTCATTTGGTCCGAGGATTGGATAGATATTGGATATCCAGAGGATTTGTTATACGCTTTAGAAGTCTTATTAAAGAAAAAGGAAAGCGTTATCTCGGAAAACGCTGAAGTGTCTAAAACGGCTATAATAGGTAAAGGTGTAATAATAGAGGATTACGCAGTAGTGGAGGACTACGCTATAATTAAGGGACCTGCATATATAGGGAAAAACGCTTATGTAGGGTCTTATTCTCTTGTGAGGGACTATTCATCTCTAGAGGAGGGTTCAAAAATAGGTGCTTATTGTGAAATAGCACACTCACTAATTGAACCTTTTGCTGAAGTAGGTTCTAAATCTTATTTGACTTATTCGATAATCGGTAAAAACGCTAAAATTGGAGCCTCAGTTATAACTGCAAGCTATCCTCCACATGTACTTACTAGACCTAGATTTAACAAACTAGGTGCATTAATCTCTCCTAATACTTCAATTAAACACGGAAGTATATTAGAACCTGGAACAAAAATTTAA
- the glmS gene encoding glutamine--fructose-6-phosphate transaminase (isomerizing), with protein sequence MCGIIGVVANKESNKLAELVVSCLTRLEYRGYDSVGVASLSNNFLEVRKAKGTVEEVVKKKNIKDMSGFAFLGHTRWATHGPPTDYNAHPHTDCNNEIAVVHNGTIRNFKELRDELQALGHKFKSETDTEVIPHLIEEYMKRGMDAFQAFKSAIKIIQGSYAVLAIIKGEKRIFFARRDNPLIIGVGEDKNFIASDIPSFLPYTKKVIIIGEGELGYITPSSVYIEDEKGNPIDVLSRMQIIDWDASSASKEGYTHFMLKEIHESPIAVKDTISGFLNDMETVKEVAEEIRRANRIIVIAAGTSYHAGLYFSLLLNRKGYTAIPLIASEYYNIKLSKNDIVLAISQSGETLDVKMGIKKFKEEGAKIVSLTNVIESHIARESNYKLYMRAGPEIGVAATKTFTSQLASLLFLYSVIERESVDYLEKAHEVVRNVITETEGLAKKFGEELAKKSNIYYLGRGLGVPLAMEGALKIKEIAYIHAEAYPAGESKHGPIALVEKGFPVVFINYGELDDELEKNLQEMKARFAITYSISVNKKLNFSDFEILVNADERLSALAIAPIIQMIAYYAAVKRGYDPDKPRNLAKTVTVE encoded by the coding sequence GTGTGTGGCATTATAGGCGTTGTAGCAAATAAGGAAAGCAATAAGCTGGCTGAGTTAGTAGTATCATGCCTCACTAGGCTAGAGTATAGAGGATATGATAGTGTGGGTGTAGCTTCTTTATCTAATAACTTTCTTGAGGTCAGAAAGGCTAAGGGTACCGTTGAGGAAGTTGTGAAGAAGAAGAATATTAAGGACATGTCTGGATTCGCGTTTTTAGGCCATACTAGATGGGCAACGCACGGACCTCCTACCGATTATAACGCTCATCCTCATACTGATTGTAATAACGAGATAGCTGTAGTACATAATGGTACGATAAGGAACTTTAAGGAGTTAAGGGATGAACTTCAAGCTTTAGGTCATAAATTTAAGAGTGAAACAGATACGGAAGTAATACCACATTTAATAGAGGAATATATGAAAAGAGGAATGGATGCCTTTCAAGCTTTTAAGAGTGCGATAAAGATCATCCAAGGTAGTTACGCTGTATTAGCCATAATTAAGGGGGAAAAGAGGATTTTCTTCGCTAGAAGGGATAATCCTTTAATAATTGGAGTGGGAGAGGATAAGAATTTCATAGCAAGCGATATTCCCTCTTTCTTACCTTACACTAAGAAAGTGATAATAATAGGAGAAGGAGAATTAGGTTACATTACTCCCAGTAGCGTATATATAGAGGACGAGAAGGGAAATCCAATTGACGTTTTAAGCAGGATGCAGATAATTGATTGGGATGCTTCTTCAGCCTCTAAGGAGGGTTACACTCACTTCATGCTTAAAGAAATTCACGAGAGTCCTATAGCGGTTAAGGATACGATTTCTGGATTTTTAAACGATATGGAGACCGTAAAGGAAGTAGCTGAGGAGATAAGGAGGGCTAATAGAATAATAGTCATAGCAGCTGGGACTAGCTATCACGCTGGGTTGTACTTCTCTTTGTTGTTAAATAGGAAAGGGTATACTGCAATACCTCTAATAGCCTCTGAATATTATAACATTAAGTTGAGCAAAAATGATATAGTATTAGCCATAAGCCAAAGTGGAGAAACCCTAGACGTAAAAATGGGAATAAAGAAATTTAAGGAGGAGGGGGCTAAGATTGTGTCCTTAACTAACGTAATAGAGAGTCATATAGCGAGAGAGAGTAATTATAAGCTATATATGAGAGCCGGACCAGAAATAGGAGTAGCTGCTACTAAGACTTTTACTTCACAATTAGCCTCCTTACTTTTCTTATATTCGGTAATAGAAAGGGAAAGCGTGGATTATTTAGAAAAGGCACATGAGGTTGTGAGAAATGTAATCACGGAAACTGAGGGGTTAGCTAAGAAATTTGGAGAGGAATTGGCTAAGAAGAGTAACATATATTACTTAGGGAGAGGTTTAGGAGTTCCATTGGCAATGGAAGGTGCACTTAAGATAAAAGAAATAGCTTACATACACGCTGAGGCTTACCCAGCAGGAGAAAGTAAGCATGGACCCATAGCACTTGTGGAAAAAGGATTCCCAGTAGTCTTTATAAACTATGGTGAGTTGGATGACGAATTAGAGAAGAATCTACAGGAGATGAAGGCTAGATTTGCAATTACCTATTCTATAAGTGTTAATAAGAAGTTGAACTTTTCAGATTTCGAAATTCTTGTAAATGCGGACGAGAGATTATCAGCCTTAGCGATAGCCCCTATTATTCAAATGATAGCATATTATGCTGCAGTTAAGAGGGGTTATGATCCTGATAAACCCAGAAACTTAGCTAAGACAGTGACGGTGGAATAA
- the mvk gene encoding mevalonate kinase has translation MIVEAKVPLKLTLFGEHAVVYNKPAIAMTVSENLTVRVSDSDKFLVISPSLHIRGVKLDLNEMKIESDEARRVLRYVIEVLNYFGEKKPAKIEIDSTVEPSVGLGTSAGVIVGTVASYSAYLGIELSKDEIAKISRNIELNVQGIASRMDTFTETYGGLIYFPANSEGYERINSNVNLTAGYIRRSMTTAEVLWRVRKFKESNPNLFNKLLDMIEDVVNRARNLIEENNEEELGLLMYINHGLLFSLGVTSPEADEIVSRAKQLGIKGCKISGGGAGGAIICLKSKDAEVLLRSYNARIINTNLTNEGVVIRKIS, from the coding sequence ATGATAGTTGAAGCTAAAGTACCCTTAAAGCTTACGTTATTCGGGGAACACGCCGTAGTATATAATAAACCTGCGATTGCAATGACGGTTTCTGAGAACCTCACGGTTAGGGTAAGTGATAGTGATAAATTCCTTGTAATATCGCCCTCATTACATATTAGGGGTGTAAAATTGGATTTGAACGAAATGAAGATAGAAAGTGATGAAGCTAGAAGAGTATTAAGATATGTTATAGAAGTATTGAACTATTTTGGGGAAAAGAAACCTGCTAAAATAGAAATAGACTCTACGGTAGAACCTTCAGTAGGTTTGGGGACTAGTGCAGGGGTAATTGTGGGAACCGTAGCCTCTTACTCAGCTTATTTGGGCATTGAACTATCTAAAGACGAGATAGCTAAAATATCACGTAATATAGAATTAAATGTACAAGGCATTGCCAGTAGAATGGATACATTTACTGAGACTTACGGGGGATTAATATACTTCCCTGCAAACAGTGAGGGGTATGAGAGAATTAACTCTAACGTTAATTTAACTGCTGGATACATAAGAAGAAGTATGACTACGGCGGAGGTCTTATGGAGAGTTAGGAAGTTTAAGGAATCTAACCCTAACTTATTTAATAAGCTTTTAGACATGATAGAGGACGTAGTAAACAGAGCGAGAAATTTGATTGAGGAAAATAATGAGGAAGAGTTAGGTCTTTTGATGTATATAAATCACGGTTTGCTTTTTTCTTTAGGCGTAACTTCGCCGGAGGCAGATGAGATAGTATCCAGAGCTAAACAGTTAGGAATAAAGGGGTGTAAAATTAGCGGTGGAGGTGCTGGAGGGGCTATTATATGCTTGAAGTCTAAGGATGCTGAAGTATTGCTTAGGAGCTATAATGCTAGGATTATTAATACTAATTTAACAAATGAGGGGGTAGTTATTCGTAAAATTAGCTAA
- a CDS encoding threonyl-tRNA synthetase editing domain-containing protein, with protein MIILFIHASDFGFSIKDKAIQNPEEPKIKSIDLKNTLVCFTTVEKGDDEEIVKNGVENILDIYNRVKADSVVIYPYAHLSSNLAKPEIAVKILESLENMLKDKVKVYRAPFGWYKAFYLNCYGHPLSELSRRIRKVEEYEKSEELKYCEKFGFPSSAEAAFMRRAVISYLRKVLQPFYESENNENVNEGEMSIIYNTVDSGRPLPCINENPRVLVVFGGVKELEIPKEIKDSKNTIKVWWNEGNRTYIDVGRVIYHFILNSIKLQPPTLPDWLSPIQVRLLPVKNDLVEYAVKVADRLKNEKIRVDIDDLNDGLGNKIRRSGTEWIPYVVIIGEREAKTNSLTVKIRSKNEQRSMSIEELIREIKDDVREGQTLPLFYSKRKRG; from the coding sequence ATGATAATATTATTTATTCACGCTTCTGACTTCGGATTTAGTATTAAGGATAAAGCAATTCAAAACCCAGAGGAGCCTAAAATAAAATCAATAGATTTGAAAAATACTCTAGTCTGTTTCACTACGGTTGAGAAAGGGGACGATGAGGAAATAGTTAAGAACGGCGTAGAAAACATTTTAGACATTTATAATAGGGTTAAGGCGGACTCCGTAGTAATTTACCCTTATGCACACCTTTCATCGAATTTAGCTAAGCCAGAAATAGCCGTGAAAATTTTGGAAAGTTTGGAGAATATGCTTAAGGATAAGGTTAAGGTTTATAGGGCTCCTTTCGGCTGGTATAAGGCTTTTTATCTAAACTGTTACGGTCATCCTTTAAGTGAACTGTCTAGAAGGATAAGGAAAGTCGAAGAATACGAGAAGAGTGAGGAGTTAAAATATTGTGAAAAGTTCGGCTTCCCGTCATCAGCTGAAGCTGCATTTATGAGGAGGGCTGTGATCAGTTACCTTAGAAAAGTTCTTCAACCGTTTTATGAGAGTGAGAATAACGAGAACGTAAATGAGGGCGAAATGAGTATAATATATAATACTGTGGATAGTGGGAGACCTTTGCCATGCATTAATGAAAACCCTAGAGTATTAGTAGTATTTGGAGGGGTTAAGGAACTGGAAATTCCTAAAGAAATTAAGGATAGTAAGAACACGATAAAGGTCTGGTGGAATGAAGGGAACAGAACTTACATAGATGTAGGGAGGGTTATATATCATTTTATATTAAATTCAATTAAATTACAACCTCCTACTCTCCCTGACTGGTTAAGCCCAATTCAAGTTAGATTGCTACCAGTTAAAAACGATTTAGTGGAGTACGCAGTTAAGGTAGCTGATAGGTTAAAAAATGAGAAGATAAGGGTAGATATAGACGATTTGAACGATGGTTTAGGTAATAAGATAAGGAGATCTGGAACCGAGTGGATCCCTTACGTAGTAATTATAGGAGAGAGGGAGGCTAAGACTAATTCCCTTACAGTTAAAATAAGGAGTAAGAACGAGCAGAGAAGTATGAGTATTGAAGAGTTAATAAGAGAAATAAAAGATGACGTAAGAGAAGGTCAGACTTTGCCTCTTTTCTACTCAAAGAGAAAAAGAGGTTAA
- a CDS encoding MBL fold metallo-hydrolase: MNYFLKILGGGREVGRSAIEIGNSDYSVVMDYGVNFDEKDNPNFPLQEQPNKVKGFIVSHAHLDHVGALPIYQIGSLNTKIYGTVVSRVITEVMLKDFLKLSGPKVPYEWIEVRKAMDNFTAVNYGEEFEIGGFKAALYNAGHIPGSAIIKVITEKQIIAFTGDINLTETKLMKPADLNGLKDVNVLVMESTYGKFNHPSRREVEDEFYEKILEVVEGGGTVLVPAFSLARSQEILSVLAERNFPYPVYYDGMSRELTEIMLGFREFLNRPDLLKKAYDEFHYVKGWEDRHRAWKDKGVIVASAGMLKGGPAVYYFKKLSENSKNAIFLVSYQAINTPGRKLLEMGKFDEYSPLLKARLEIFDFSSHAGRRQLLDIVKASSNIEKVILVHGSPDNEDSLADLIRREIGVDVITPENGQEISL; the protein is encoded by the coding sequence ATGAATTACTTTCTGAAAATATTAGGTGGCGGAAGAGAAGTAGGGAGATCTGCAATTGAGATAGGGAACAGTGATTACAGTGTAGTAATGGACTATGGCGTTAATTTCGATGAGAAGGATAACCCTAACTTTCCGTTACAAGAGCAACCTAATAAGGTTAAGGGATTTATAGTCTCACACGCCCACTTAGATCACGTAGGTGCCCTCCCAATATATCAGATAGGGTCTTTAAACACTAAGATTTACGGCACTGTAGTGAGTAGGGTTATAACTGAAGTTATGTTAAAGGATTTCCTTAAACTTTCTGGGCCTAAAGTGCCCTATGAGTGGATTGAAGTGAGAAAGGCTATGGACAATTTCACTGCGGTAAATTACGGTGAAGAGTTTGAGATTGGGGGTTTTAAGGCTGCCTTATATAATGCTGGACACATTCCAGGAAGTGCTATTATTAAAGTCATCACTGAGAAGCAAATCATAGCTTTTACGGGGGATATAAACTTAACCGAGACTAAGTTAATGAAACCGGCTGACTTAAATGGATTAAAAGATGTTAACGTTCTGGTCATGGAGTCTACTTACGGTAAATTTAATCACCCCTCAAGGAGGGAAGTTGAGGACGAATTTTATGAGAAGATTTTAGAGGTTGTAGAAGGCGGGGGAACTGTTTTAGTGCCAGCTTTCAGTTTAGCGAGGAGCCAGGAGATTTTATCGGTATTAGCTGAAAGGAACTTCCCCTACCCAGTTTACTATGACGGTATGTCGAGGGAGCTTACCGAAATAATGTTAGGCTTTAGGGAGTTCTTAAACAGACCAGATTTGCTTAAAAAGGCTTATGATGAGTTCCATTACGTTAAGGGATGGGAGGACAGACATAGAGCTTGGAAGGATAAGGGAGTTATAGTGGCTAGCGCTGGAATGTTAAAAGGAGGTCCTGCTGTATATTATTTCAAAAAATTATCTGAAAATAGTAAAAATGCCATTTTCTTAGTGAGTTATCAAGCTATAAATACTCCGGGAAGAAAGCTTTTAGAGATGGGTAAATTCGACGAGTATTCTCCACTATTAAAGGCTAGGCTGGAAATTTTCGATTTCTCAAGCCATGCGGGAAGGAGACAATTGTTGGACATCGTAAAGGCTTCAAGTAATATAGAGAAGGTAATACTAGTTCATGGCTCTCCAGATAATGAGGACTCATTAGCGGATTTAATAAGGAGAGAAATTGGGGTTGATGTAATAACACCGGAGAACGGACAAGAAATTAGCTTATAA
- a CDS encoding nascent polypeptide-associated complex protein: protein MPKIKPSDLKKMERMGIKTEQINAIRVIIETPDKNIIIENPLVAKTSVMGNEAIVITGGNTKEEQKQQSQIEVKEEDVRFVMEQTGKSEKEAREALIKANGDIAKAIMILQGETSNP from the coding sequence ATGCCAAAAATTAAACCATCCGATTTAAAGAAAATGGAAAGAATGGGAATAAAAACTGAACAAATTAACGCAATTAGAGTAATTATTGAAACACCAGATAAGAACATAATCATAGAGAATCCATTAGTTGCTAAGACCAGCGTAATGGGAAATGAAGCCATAGTAATAACTGGGGGTAATACGAAAGAGGAACAAAAACAGCAATCACAAATTGAGGTTAAGGAAGAGGACGTTAGGTTCGTAATGGAACAAACGGGTAAATCCGAAAAGGAGGCTAGGGAAGCACTAATTAAAGCTAACGGGGATATAGCTAAAGCAATCATGATTCTGCAAGGAGAGACTTCAAACCCTTAA
- a CDS encoding helix-turn-helix domain-containing protein, translating into MMVEELLDSYIIEDIGKRIAGDIVWSKDLAGAFRKWREMFGVSQGELSREMGIKPSVIADYERGRRQAGSELIRRYVSALISIDAKRGYRVIKELVKMFGINYPFILDMRDFKSPLSIDRIIKAVDGILVNSFVSDKKVYGYIVTDSIKAILSLSGMEFYQMLSLMVNRAVVFTKVTTGRSPMIALKVAPVKPPVVIFHRPVRLDPLALMISELEGINVIVSTKLHEEDLLKGLKSLLAES; encoded by the coding sequence CTGATGGTTGAGGAGTTATTGGACTCTTACATAATTGAGGACATAGGGAAAAGGATAGCTGGAGATATAGTGTGGAGTAAGGACTTGGCTGGAGCTTTTAGAAAATGGAGGGAAATGTTCGGAGTTTCACAAGGTGAATTATCTAGAGAGATGGGAATAAAACCTTCCGTCATTGCTGATTACGAGAGGGGTAGGAGGCAAGCAGGAAGTGAGCTCATTAGGCGTTACGTCTCTGCCTTAATTTCTATAGATGCTAAGAGGGGTTATAGGGTAATTAAGGAGTTAGTTAAAATGTTTGGAATAAATTATCCATTTATTTTAGATATGAGGGACTTTAAATCCCCCTTATCTATAGATAGGATTATTAAAGCAGTTGACGGGATTTTAGTTAACTCCTTTGTTTCAGATAAAAAGGTTTACGGTTATATTGTAACTGATAGTATAAAGGCTATATTAAGCCTTAGCGGGATGGAATTCTATCAAATGTTATCTTTAATGGTAAATAGGGCTGTAGTATTTACGAAAGTGACTACTGGAAGATCTCCTATGATAGCTTTAAAGGTAGCCCCAGTTAAACCCCCAGTAGTTATTTTTCACAGACCAGTCAGACTTGATCCCCTAGCCTTAATGATAAGTGAGTTAGAGGGAATAAACGTCATAGTCTCCACTAAACTTCATGAGGAGGATTTGCTTAAGGGTTTGAAGTCTCTCCTTGCAGAATCATGA